In Salvelinus sp. IW2-2015 linkage group LG3, ASM291031v2, whole genome shotgun sequence, the DNA window GTGTGTATATCACACAGGTAAAcgcaaacagcaaatgcatgcATGTTTACAAACCTTTATCAAAGACAGTCTGTGCCTTTATTTTTGACTATGGCTTTGTCTGCCAGTCCTTGACATTGTAGTCCAAACTGTTACCAAACCTCATACAKTATAAAAACTACAATAGCTAGTTGCACGAAGTCGTCCAATTAGAGCCATCTGAGAGATGAGGGACATGGATTACAGCCAAAAGGAACTGCGCAAACAAATATGAGGGTGTATTTACTTAGTGAATAACCAATTACCAAGAGAGAAGTTATAGATTGACGTCTGAAGCCACCAATAATGTTTGCGAAAAAGAATAATATTTATCTCTCACTTCTCGTTGATGGCGACTGTTTTGGTGAGTTGCAAAGAAAGTTTATTAGAAATACTGYAGACAGAGTTTATTTCAacgaaatgaataaataaatagcaaAATCTTAAAGGTGCATAGGAAAAAGGCGAAGTTGGGATTGCCTTCTTCAGTTTCGAATGACATGTCAGATCGCATACAAATTTCAWTGTTGGCGTTTAGTTTTCTTAMCAGCTTGAGCAAGAGACGAAGGCATAggctctttctttcattctttcattTCAATGTATAAAAAGAATAATATTTGCTCCTCGTGACATGTTTTAATATTTTMTGCTTCCGCATATAGCACAAGATCCAATAATTGTCGATTTTTAAACTGTGTTTTCTGTCAGCTCGACACTTCTGTGTTTTGACTAAGCCTTTGCCAAATTAGGTTGCGTTTTCCAAATCAATGGGATCGTGTATTACTATGTAAGTATTTCGTTATAAACCAAATCAGTCGGCAGTAATATAGTTAGCTGTCGATGCTGGGTATAACTATTTGTGAGATAGTTTCGTGATTTTAACTTATGCGAGTGAGTTATCGTCCTTTCACGGTATTGAATGAATGAGCGCAAATGCGCACGCGCGATGTCCTGAACGTTTATAAACAAGGCCTGCATCACATGACCCTGTTGCGAAATTGAATGGAAAAAGTTATCTCTCTAATTTTACTCATTATGATGGTACGTTGTTTATACAATTATATGAGTGTTACTTTTTTTGTAATAGCTGCTCTCAATTTACAACACAAATGTTGACAAATGGCATAGGCGTAATTGGTTCTGCTTAAGAAAAATCGCCCAGCTCCCCATCCTTCCCTTCCTCATCGCACCCCCTTTTTTCCCCACTTCAACGCCCCTTTCCAATGTTGTACACCAGGGTACACTGTCCCACGAAAGTCCCGTAAAATCATCCTATTGTCccgcatttgggtattttaaatgtggtcaccctagTAACACATAACAGTTGTATTGTGCTCACATTCAATAACTTTGTTAATAAAAcgttaatgaatgaatgaatgtgtgtgtgtgYTTGTGTCCAGTCAGATGACCTAAAGAAGCATTATAACATGGTGTGGGAAATTAAGAGTcccctgagcagcagcagtagaatgTTGGATATCACAGGGCCAGAGGCAAGTAGAGAACAGGGCTTGGACCTGCTCCARTGTGAAGAACACCTGCCCTCCTCCCCCGGATGCCCCACCAGTGACAGCCACATGGAATACGGTAATAATAAGCCAATGTCATGTTTATGATGTGATTATAGATGTGTAATGTAGGCTATGCTTTATACAGGTAAATATTATGGTCAATTATTACCATACTTTKAAATTATAAAGCACCTTTTGTACATCATTAAGCAGAGTGATACAAATACATAATTCTGATTTACtgtgaaacatcatgcttttaGATCTCTGTTCATTCTAGCTATTCTGTTTACATATTTAACCCCGTAAAGGAACTCTGAACCTAGTTAttatatttctgtaatttccCCTTAGATGACCTCCCGgagctggaggaggtggaggaggaccaGACAGCCCACGCCGTGTTTCAGGTGGGGGCGGGGGTGTCCCATCAGGAACGGACGGACACAGTCATGAGGCCGGGCCCCTGGACACACACTGGGTCACACAGCTAGCTCAATCGCCACAGGCCCCCAGAGTCCCCTGCTACAGGGTTTCCACTCAGGTCGTCAGGTAGGGTTGTTActttgt includes these proteins:
- the LOC111950371 gene encoding HMG box-containing protein 1-like, with amino-acid sequence MATVLSDDLKKHYNMVWEIKSPLSSSSRMLDITGPEASREQGLDLLQCEEHLPSSPGCPTSDSHMEYDDLPELEEVEEDQTAHAVFQVGAGVSHQERTDTVMRPGPWTHTGSHS